The following proteins are encoded in a genomic region of Magnolia sinica isolate HGM2019 chromosome 1, MsV1, whole genome shotgun sequence:
- the LOC131237968 gene encoding disease resistance protein At4g27190-like isoform X1, protein MEYLKDHVVEIIQWLWPPLAKQLDYVINAEAHLEALTRAAEEIKCKRKGIQGNDIDGPLKKRRKLTHQAALWIDDSIKIEKEVDSIKSEFEQRPKFFNGLWSNYFSRYRLGKRAVRILDEVKDLNEKTPLGEVALSPPRPTVTEKQESLPPGQSTSEHTLEEIWQCLQDEESRIICVYGMGGIGKTTLMKAINNRLVGTQDFDTVLWVTVSKELKIERIQKEIGNELNLFFIDGEQKRDKLFTTLKDMKYMLILDDLWRDFDLEEAGIPLPNVQNRCKIAITTRFIQVSNAMEADKHIRVKTLTSEESWNLFCDKAGDVARLPGIQPLAEEVANECGGLPLAIITVGRAMRRKDKKELWLDALRALRGSAPEIPGMEPNVFLSLKLSYDHLEDDKHKRCFLYCALFPEDYNIGIPKLLKFWTMEGYIDNVESFEDASNKGHAVIERIKEACLLEEGVSGDTHVKMHDLIRDLAIWITSTSQELKFLVRARMELKVPPKEEMWEEMGRISLMSNEIEELPMQPNCHKLVSLLLRKNAQLKMIPNNFFDFMPKLQILDLSYTAIESLPMSLSLLVNLRALILKRCRSLVELPPFKQLKELEFVDLSWSAISNLPEGFENLGKLKQLDLSNLDCLISIPHNVLSRLSRLEELRLLKTYINWSTAAEPQVIGDASLEEVASLTRLSTFDITIPNIDCLEHDVFCQRWSRFRNFAFHVGYDWVFDRLSGDNSVRIHECHHFPPGSKVMIKHAEGLSFVGCGGLTRVSQVAGDSKNLRQLQVYRFNGMDCVIDWTEVGEGALQQLEWLYLDRLLDLEMLFRGKVPQGSLQNLRSIEVSYCEKLRCLFSSSVAEHLDGLRELTVGSCDEMVEIVEGDTLPDNLFPQLRRLRFERLYKLTRIMSSTVLAAMNLQEMELFRCPLLKKLPLFTSIQKIKGERDWWAALEWENENTKSLFQQKYHQWNFPQQT, encoded by the coding sequence ATGGAGTATCTGAAGGATCATGTTGTGGAGATCATTCAATGGTTATGGCCTCCTCTAGCTAAGCAGTTGGATTATGTCATAAACGCCGAGGCCCATCTAGAGGCCTTGACAAGAGCAGCCGAAGAAATAAAATGCAAGCGCAAGGGCATCCAAGGAAACGACATTGATGGGCcattgaagaaaagaaggaagcTGACCCACCAAGCTGCGCTCTGGATTGATGACTCAATCAAAATTGAGAAGGAAGTTGATTCGATAAAATCCGAGTTCGAGCAAAGGCCAAAATTCTTTAATGGACTTTGGTCCAATTACTTCTCTCGCTATAGATTGGGTAAAAGGGCAGTTCGAATTCTCGACGAGGTTAAAGATCTCAATGAGAAAACACCTCTTGGTGAGGTGGCTTTGAGTCCTCCACGACCTACGGTGACAGAGAAGCAGGAATCATTGCCTCCTGGGCAGAGCACCTCTGAGCATACCTTAGAAGAGATATGGCAATGCTTGCAAGATGAAGAGAGTCGGATCATATGTGTTTATGGAATGGGTGGAATCGGGAAAACTACCCTCATGAAAGCCATTAACAATAGGTTGGTTGGAACCCAAGACTTCGACACTGTACTATGGGTAACTGTCTCCAAGGAATTGAAGATAGAGAGAATCCAGAAAGAAATAGGGAATGAATTGAATTTGTTTTTTATCGATGGCGAGCAGAAGAGAGACAAGCTCTTTACTACGCTCAAGGACATGAAGTACATGCTCATCTTAGATGATCTCTGGCGAGATTTCGACTTAGAGGAAGCTGGGATTCCTCTACCAAATGTGCAGAATAGATGCAAGATTGCAATAACCACGCGATTTATTCAAGTAAGCAATGCAATGGAGGCTGACAAACATATCAGAGTCAAGACTCTTACAAGTGAAGAATCGTGGAATTTGTTCTGTGACAAAGCTGGGGATGTAGCTCGTTTGCCTGGAATTCAACCGTTAGCTGAGGAAGTCGCCAATGAGTGTGGTGGTTTACCACTTGCAATCATTACGGTGGGACGAGCTATGCGTCGCAAGGACAAGAAAGAATTGTGGCTGGATGCACTAAGAGCATTGAGGGGATCTGCACCTGAGATTCCAGGTATGGAGCCAAATGTATTCCTTTCTCTGAAACTTAGTTATGATCACTTGGAAGATGATAAGCACAAGCGATGTTTCTTGTATTGCGCTTTATTTCCAGAAGATTATAACATTGGAATACCAAAACTACTCAAATTTTGGACCATGGAAGGGTATATAGACAATGTTGAAAGCTTTGAAGATGCTTCAAACAAAGGACACGCCGTCATCGAAAGAATCAAGGAGGCATGCCTCCTTGAGGAGGGGGTATCTGGGGACACACATGTCAAGATGCATGATTTAATTCGCGACCTGGCAATATGGATAACATCGACGTCTCAGGAGTTGAAATTTCTGGTGAGAGCTCGCATGGAACTGAAGGTGCCACCCAAGGAGGAGATGTGGGAGGAGATGGGGAGGATTTCATTGATGTCGAATGAAATAGAGGAGCTTCCGATGCAGCCCAATTGTCATAAGCTGGTATCCTTATTACTTAGAAAAAATGCCCAATTGAAGATGATTCCTAATAACTTCTTCGATTTCATGCCTAAACTTCAGATTCTTGATCTAAGCTACACTGCCATTGAATCGCTTCCAATGTCCTTGTCTTTGTTAGTGAATTTACGTGCGCTGATTTTAAAACGTTGTAGAAGTTTAGTTGAGCTACCACCATTCAAGCAGCTAAAAGAACTCGAATTTGTAGATCTCTCTTGGTCTGCCATAAGCAATCTTCCTGAGGGATTTGAAAATTTGGGGAAACTTAAGCAGTTGGATTTATCAAACTTGGATTGTCTTATAAGTATTCCACACAATGTATTGTCTAGACTGTCTCGTCTAGAGGAACTACGACTGCTTAAAACATATATCAATTGGAGCACAGCGGCTGAACCACAAGTCATCGGTGATGCTTCGCTAGAGGAGGTCGCATCATTGACACGTTTGTCTACTTTTGATATCACAATACCGAACATCGACTGCCTGGAGCATGATGTGTTCTGTCAACGATGGTCAAGATTCAGAAATTTCGCTTTCCATGTCGGTTACGATTGGGTCTTTGACCGCCTAAGCGGCGATAACTCCGTGCGCATACACGAATGTCACCATTTCCCACCTGGGAGTAAGGTGATGATAAAACATGCAGAAGGCTTGAGTTTTGTAGGATGCGGTGGTCTAACACGGGTTTCTCAGGTAGCGGGTGATTCAAAGAACTTAAGACAGCTCCAAGTCTACAGATTCAATGGAATGGACTGTGTTATAGACTGGACAGAGGTGGGAGAAGGTGCATTGCAACAGTTGGAGTGGTTGTACCTTGACAGGCTACTGGACTTGGAAATGCTATTCCGGGGGAAAGTTCCACAGGGAAGCCTTCAAAACCTAAGGTCAATAGAAGTTTCATACTGTGAGAAGTTGAGGTGTCTCTTCTCTTCTAGTGTGGCAGAACATCTAGATGGGCTGCGGGAACTTACAGTGGGATCTTGTGATgaaatggtggagattgttgaaggTGACACACTGCCAGACAATCTCTTTCCACAATTACGCAGGCTAAGGTTTGAGAGATTATACAAATTAACAAGAATTATGTCTAGTACGGTGTTGGCTGCTATGAACTTGCAAGAGATGGAGTTGTTCAGATGTCCGTTATTGAAGAAGCTGCCCTTGTTCACTTCCATACAGAAGATCAAAGGAGAGAGGGACTGGTGGGCTGCTTTAGAGTGGGAAAATGAGAACACCAAGTCACTCTTTCAGCAGAAATATCATCAATGGAACTTCCCCCAACAAACGTAG
- the LOC131237968 gene encoding disease resistance protein At4g27190-like isoform X2, with translation MEYLKDHVVEIIQWLWPPLAKQLDYVINAEAHLEALTRAAEEIKCKRKGIQGNDIDGPLKKRRKLTHQAALWIDDSIKIEKEVDSIKSEFEQRPKFFNGLWSNYFSRYRLGKRAVRILDEVKDLNEKTPLGEVALSPPRPTVTEKQESLPPGQSTSEHTLEEIWQCLQDEESRIICVYGMGGIGKTTLMKAINNRLVGTQDFDTVLWVTVSKELKIERIQKEIGNELNLFFIDGEQKRDKLFTTLKDMKYMLILDDLWRDFDLEEAGIPLPNVQNRCKIAITTRFIQVSNAMEADKHIRVKTLTSEESWNLFCDKAGDVARLPGIQPLAEEVANECGGLPLAIITVGRAMRRKDKKELWLDALRALRGSAPEIPEDYNIGIPKLLKFWTMEGYIDNVESFEDASNKGHAVIERIKEACLLEEGVSGDTHVKMHDLIRDLAIWITSTSQELKFLVRARMELKVPPKEEMWEEMGRISLMSNEIEELPMQPNCHKLVSLLLRKNAQLKMIPNNFFDFMPKLQILDLSYTAIESLPMSLSLLVNLRALILKRCRSLVELPPFKQLKELEFVDLSWSAISNLPEGFENLGKLKQLDLSNLDCLISIPHNVLSRLSRLEELRLLKTYINWSTAAEPQVIGDASLEEVASLTRLSTFDITIPNIDCLEHDVFCQRWSRFRNFAFHVGYDWVFDRLSGDNSVRIHECHHFPPGSKVMIKHAEGLSFVGCGGLTRVSQVAGDSKNLRQLQVYRFNGMDCVIDWTEVGEGALQQLEWLYLDRLLDLEMLFRGKVPQGSLQNLRSIEVSYCEKLRCLFSSSVAEHLDGLRELTVGSCDEMVEIVEGDTLPDNLFPQLRRLRFERLYKLTRIMSSTVLAAMNLQEMELFRCPLLKKLPLFTSIQKIKGERDWWAALEWENENTKSLFQQKYHQWNFPQQT, from the exons ATGGAGTATCTGAAGGATCATGTTGTGGAGATCATTCAATGGTTATGGCCTCCTCTAGCTAAGCAGTTGGATTATGTCATAAACGCCGAGGCCCATCTAGAGGCCTTGACAAGAGCAGCCGAAGAAATAAAATGCAAGCGCAAGGGCATCCAAGGAAACGACATTGATGGGCcattgaagaaaagaaggaagcTGACCCACCAAGCTGCGCTCTGGATTGATGACTCAATCAAAATTGAGAAGGAAGTTGATTCGATAAAATCCGAGTTCGAGCAAAGGCCAAAATTCTTTAATGGACTTTGGTCCAATTACTTCTCTCGCTATAGATTGGGTAAAAGGGCAGTTCGAATTCTCGACGAGGTTAAAGATCTCAATGAGAAAACACCTCTTGGTGAGGTGGCTTTGAGTCCTCCACGACCTACGGTGACAGAGAAGCAGGAATCATTGCCTCCTGGGCAGAGCACCTCTGAGCATACCTTAGAAGAGATATGGCAATGCTTGCAAGATGAAGAGAGTCGGATCATATGTGTTTATGGAATGGGTGGAATCGGGAAAACTACCCTCATGAAAGCCATTAACAATAGGTTGGTTGGAACCCAAGACTTCGACACTGTACTATGGGTAACTGTCTCCAAGGAATTGAAGATAGAGAGAATCCAGAAAGAAATAGGGAATGAATTGAATTTGTTTTTTATCGATGGCGAGCAGAAGAGAGACAAGCTCTTTACTACGCTCAAGGACATGAAGTACATGCTCATCTTAGATGATCTCTGGCGAGATTTCGACTTAGAGGAAGCTGGGATTCCTCTACCAAATGTGCAGAATAGATGCAAGATTGCAATAACCACGCGATTTATTCAAGTAAGCAATGCAATGGAGGCTGACAAACATATCAGAGTCAAGACTCTTACAAGTGAAGAATCGTGGAATTTGTTCTGTGACAAAGCTGGGGATGTAGCTCGTTTGCCTGGAATTCAACCGTTAGCTGAGGAAGTCGCCAATGAGTGTGGTGGTTTACCACTTGCAATCATTACGGTGGGACGAGCTATGCGTCGCAAGGACAAGAAAGAATTGTGGCTGGATGCACTAAGAGCATTGAGGGGATCTGCACCTGAGATTCCAG AAGATTATAACATTGGAATACCAAAACTACTCAAATTTTGGACCATGGAAGGGTATATAGACAATGTTGAAAGCTTTGAAGATGCTTCAAACAAAGGACACGCCGTCATCGAAAGAATCAAGGAGGCATGCCTCCTTGAGGAGGGGGTATCTGGGGACACACATGTCAAGATGCATGATTTAATTCGCGACCTGGCAATATGGATAACATCGACGTCTCAGGAGTTGAAATTTCTGGTGAGAGCTCGCATGGAACTGAAGGTGCCACCCAAGGAGGAGATGTGGGAGGAGATGGGGAGGATTTCATTGATGTCGAATGAAATAGAGGAGCTTCCGATGCAGCCCAATTGTCATAAGCTGGTATCCTTATTACTTAGAAAAAATGCCCAATTGAAGATGATTCCTAATAACTTCTTCGATTTCATGCCTAAACTTCAGATTCTTGATCTAAGCTACACTGCCATTGAATCGCTTCCAATGTCCTTGTCTTTGTTAGTGAATTTACGTGCGCTGATTTTAAAACGTTGTAGAAGTTTAGTTGAGCTACCACCATTCAAGCAGCTAAAAGAACTCGAATTTGTAGATCTCTCTTGGTCTGCCATAAGCAATCTTCCTGAGGGATTTGAAAATTTGGGGAAACTTAAGCAGTTGGATTTATCAAACTTGGATTGTCTTATAAGTATTCCACACAATGTATTGTCTAGACTGTCTCGTCTAGAGGAACTACGACTGCTTAAAACATATATCAATTGGAGCACAGCGGCTGAACCACAAGTCATCGGTGATGCTTCGCTAGAGGAGGTCGCATCATTGACACGTTTGTCTACTTTTGATATCACAATACCGAACATCGACTGCCTGGAGCATGATGTGTTCTGTCAACGATGGTCAAGATTCAGAAATTTCGCTTTCCATGTCGGTTACGATTGGGTCTTTGACCGCCTAAGCGGCGATAACTCCGTGCGCATACACGAATGTCACCATTTCCCACCTGGGAGTAAGGTGATGATAAAACATGCAGAAGGCTTGAGTTTTGTAGGATGCGGTGGTCTAACACGGGTTTCTCAGGTAGCGGGTGATTCAAAGAACTTAAGACAGCTCCAAGTCTACAGATTCAATGGAATGGACTGTGTTATAGACTGGACAGAGGTGGGAGAAGGTGCATTGCAACAGTTGGAGTGGTTGTACCTTGACAGGCTACTGGACTTGGAAATGCTATTCCGGGGGAAAGTTCCACAGGGAAGCCTTCAAAACCTAAGGTCAATAGAAGTTTCATACTGTGAGAAGTTGAGGTGTCTCTTCTCTTCTAGTGTGGCAGAACATCTAGATGGGCTGCGGGAACTTACAGTGGGATCTTGTGATgaaatggtggagattgttgaaggTGACACACTGCCAGACAATCTCTTTCCACAATTACGCAGGCTAAGGTTTGAGAGATTATACAAATTAACAAGAATTATGTCTAGTACGGTGTTGGCTGCTATGAACTTGCAAGAGATGGAGTTGTTCAGATGTCCGTTATTGAAGAAGCTGCCCTTGTTCACTTCCATACAGAAGATCAAAGGAGAGAGGGACTGGTGGGCTGCTTTAGAGTGGGAAAATGAGAACACCAAGTCACTCTTTCAGCAGAAATATCATCAATGGAACTTCCCCCAACAAACGTAG